From Thermoleophilum album:
GAGAGCGGGATAACCGAACTCCTCGCCCAGTTCGCGAAAGCCGCCGACAGCCGTTGCCACCGCAGCGCGGCCGAGCCCGAGCGCAAGGGCGAGAACGCCCGACTGGTCGATCGCGCGGTAGGGCAGTACCACCACCGCGGCGCGAGCGAACAGTGTCGCCGCCTCGGTGTCCGAGACGTAGCGGTCGACGAACCGCACCGGCACCGGAACCTCGCGGGCGAGCGCGCGCGCCCAGCCGAGATCGCCGACAAGTGGACGCCCGACAACCCACAGCTCGCACCCTTCCAGCTGGCGTGCGGCACGCAGCAGCGAGTCGAGTCCCTTGTAAGGACGTACCGAGCCGAAGTAGAGGACCGCGGGAGCCTCGGTGGCGCTCGCGAGCGGCGCCGGCAACGCCGCGCGGCCCGCTAGCGAGCGCAGGTGGGTGAAAGCAGGGTGGGGATGCACGCAGATGCGTTCGGCGGGTACACCCGCTCGAACGAGCACCTCGGCCCCGGCGCGAGTGTGCACGACGAGCGCGTCGAAACGCTGGCCGAGGGCGCGCAGGTAACGCTTCGAGCCGAGCATCCCGCTGCGGCGCAAGACGTTGTGGAGCGTGAGCAGCCGCGGCCGGCCGGAGGGCAAAAGCCAGGGGTCGACCGGCTCGTAGGGCAGCCACTGGTAGTGGCGGAGGGCCGCCCGACGGCGCGCAGCACGGTGGGCGAGAGCGTCGAAAGGGTGCTCGACCAGGCGAGCGAACGCGCGAACGCGGCGCTTCCCGATCCGCCCGCTCAGACGGTGGAAGAGCTCGTCGACCGTGACGCCGGCTGCGGGCGCAAGGGCCCCGTGCACGAACGGCGCGGTGACTACGCGCACGTCGATACCGCTGCCGGCGAGAGCCGAGGCGAGCTGACGCGTATAAGGAGCGACATCCCCGCGCGGATCGATCAGCTCGACCATCGACAAGCGGCATTGTTGCGAGCCGAGGTAGCGAACTAGGGTTCCGGCGTGCGTTCGCCGGCTACACGCCTGCTTTTCGCGACCGTGTTGGTGGCGACCTTGGGCGCTTTCATCGCCACCCAGCGCTTGAAGGGCGGCTTTCCCCTCGTGCTGCGTTTCGCGACACAACCCGTGGCGTTCTCTC
This genomic window contains:
- a CDS encoding glycosyltransferase family 4 protein; amino-acid sequence: MVELIDPRGDVAPYTRQLASALAGSGIDVRVVTAPFVHGALAPAAGVTVDELFHRLSGRIGKRRVRAFARLVEHPFDALAHRAARRRAALRHYQWLPYEPVDPWLLPSGRPRLLTLHNVLRRSGMLGSKRYLRALGQRFDALVVHTRAGAEVLVRAGVPAERICVHPHPAFTHLRSLAGRAALPAPLASATEAPAVLYFGSVRPYKGLDSLLRAARQLEGCELWVVGRPLVGDLGWARALAREVPVPVRFVDRYVSDTEAATLFARAAVVVLPYRAIDQSGVLALALGLGRAAVATAVGGFRELGEEFGYPALARPGDEDELAERIADVVSHPQRRRELETRAEELAAGPLSFAAVARTLIALYERLGVPSARSVETETEA